Genomic segment of Gavia stellata isolate bGavSte3 chromosome 10, bGavSte3.hap2, whole genome shotgun sequence:
TCTTGCAGCACTGACCTCTCTCCAGCACCAGCGGGGCGTTGGGTCCCACCAGCATGGCGATGGCACCGGCACCTCCCGTGGGCCGTGCGTTCCCCGTGGCATAGACGGCAATGTCCCCACACACCACCACGGCATAGCGACCTGGGGGAGGACAGGGGGGCCGATGGGGCCGTCAGTGGGTAGAAGCCTCCATCCTGCAGCCCCCGCACATCCCCGGAGGGCCAAGGCAAGTGAGAAAGGGGGGCAATGGAGAGCCTGAGGGGCAGCAGCTCCCTTTGAGGCTTGCTGGAGCATCTTTGCTTTTCAGGCCAccccctgcctccttcccccatcccacagcacccaccccaTGTCcagccccccccatccccaccgcACGATCCCGGCCTGCACCCACCGTCCCAGGCGCTGGACTCCACCCATGCAGCCGCGTTGAAGAGCGAGGCTGTGCCTCCGTAGCAGGCATTGGTGGTGTCGATGCCCTCCACGTCAGTGTTGCCTGAGTCACGGAACAGCTGCATGAGGACGGTCTTGACGGCCTTGGACTTGTCGATGACGGTCTCGGTGCCCACCTCCAGGCGGCCGATGGCGTCCCAGGAGAGGCGCCCGCGCTCCACCAGCCGCTGCACCACCGTCAGACACAGGGAGTTGATGTCCTCATGGGCGGCACAGAAGCCCATCTGCTGCTGACCCAAGCCCCGCGTGTACTTTCCAGCCTCCACGCCGTCATAccgctccagctcctcctgctccacGTACTGGGCGGGGAAGTACACCTCCAGTGCCAGGATGCCCACGTCCTTGGGCCAGGCACCCGTCCCAGCAGCgctggagaggctgcagggcagagggagaggcGATGGTCCTGTGGCAGCCCCAAGCCTTGGGGACAGGCAATGGCCCCAAGGAGATGCCTCCAGCGAGCACCCCAGGCCGTGAGCACCCCAAATCCCTGCTGGTTCCCTGTGCCcggtgctgctgcagggaggagggagagcatccccttccccaggaaGGTTTAAGAGCGTTGCCAGCTCCCCAACCCCCACCCCGGTTATGCCTCCACCCCACCCGATCCGCGTGCGTGCTCACCATGCCCTCTGCATGGCCATGGGGTGCTGGGACCTGTGGGGTGCCTGCTCTGGCCCCGGCGGTGCCCGCCTCGCCCCCCAGCAGCGTGCGGCACGGCCGACCAAGCGCAGCATCTTCGCCCCAGCCGCTGCACAAACAGAGGGACAGATggcaggacagacagacagacagcgGGATGGGCCTCGCGTGGTGCTTTTATAAACTCTGCAGGCGGCACGGCACAGCCCTCCCGGCCCTTATCAGTGCGCCGGACCCCAGCGCTCAAAGGTCACCAAGCGCTGGCCAACGCGACAGGGACAGCGGAGCAGGTGCTGGCTTTGGAGGGGGGGACTTGCAAGACATCTCTGTCTTGTGCCCCAACGCCTGGGGAAGTGCTGGGTTGGAGCCACGgctgagcagcaggacaggCTCTCACGCAGCCCCGGCTTCCTGTGCCGTGGGGTGGCGGAGGCTCTGGTGCCTGTGGCTTGCCGGCACGGCTGTGGTCACGGCGTGGTGTGCGAGGCGCTGTGTGGCCTCCCTGACTGCCCCTGCGGtcctggggaaggagcagagggCGGCTGGGGGTTTGGTGCTGGCACCATCCGTGCTGCCCAGGATGCGGTCCACCTCCGTCACACGCTGCGGCTCTGGGAGGGGGGCAAACCCATGAGCTGGGTGGGGGCAGAGCCATcttcaaaacagcaaagcaaacagcCACGTGATGCCTGTGGCAACACTGCGGTGACACAAGAAGGGACCTTTGGTCCCGGCACTGCTGTCAACACAGCCACAGTGCAGCAtcgcagcccccggccccctgTGAAGCCATTTGCACCGGGGGGGCACCCATCCCCATGCCTGCGCACCCATGACAGCTCCGATCCCCACCCACATCTGtgccccagctctcctccatACCTGCACTCTGGGGACACTTCTGTCCCCCCCACCTGCACCCCAGGGACATCCCGTACCCCCACCCCTTCTGTGTAGCATGAGAGGGCTGGGGGTGAGCAAACACAAGCACCGAGCCGGGAAAGCTGCTGGacctgcagctcccagggacTCACCCCCAAATGACTCCACCGGCACCAGCAGTACTAAAGCCCCCAGCAGCCGGGAAGCTCGGGGAGCCACGGCAGCGCCTGCTGCTCCCTCACCCAGACACCCGCGGGTGGACGTTACCAGGGCTTTGCACCAGCACCAAACTCACACAGCCCTTGCATGCTTGTTTTTTTATAGATGTATTTTTAGGAgttggggagggaggagcagaggtgGCAAGGAAGGAGCATCGCCAGTGCGTGGTCCTCCATGGGGTGCCCCACGGGCTTGGGGGCCGTGCTCACTGTGAAGGCGTGAACTTGCAGATGTAGTGATGCTGCTGGGTGCAGTTGGCGCTGGACCACACGGTGAAGCCTGCCGGAGAGACGGGCCGGGGGTCAGCGGGGGCCACAGTGAGGACAGAGGCACCAGCTCTGCCCGATGCAGCCCCCCGGCGGGGACTGGccctggaggaggaggggtaGGGATGCCAGCCTAGACCGAGTGCTGGAGGTGGACGTGGGGTCCGGGCACTCACCGCTGAGGTGGGTCAGCATGCCGCAGGTCCCCCCGTGGGCACCGTTCCCAGCCAGCCCACTGGTGACGCTGTACTTGTCCCCACTCGCCCACTGCCAGGCCCGGCTCTTTGCAGGGAGAAGGGGTCAGAGGCatggccccgctgccccccagccccctgccaccccccgcCGTCCCCCACCTCACCTCGTGCCTGTAGCGGAGGCCGAGCCAGACGGGCTGCACGCGCTGGTAGTAGGAGATGACCCTCTGCAGGGTGGCTGCCTCCCGGGGCTCCTCCACCCAGGCCAGGTGGGCACCGGCGTGGCTAGCCTGGCACTGCCTCTGCAGGGAGAGCCATCAGTGCCGGGCACTCCTGGGAGATGGGGGATCCCCGGCCATGTGTGCACCCCAGCGGGCTTACCTCAGCCTCGTCCCAGCTCTGGAGCTGACTGAAGTACCTGAAGCAGCTGAGCTTGTAGTAAGACCAGCCCTCCGGGCAGTAGTCTATGTACCGGGCGCCTGTGGAGGGAGAGCcgtggggagggatgggggacagTTGGCATCGCTGGCTGGAGGCGAGCACggctccctcccagccctgctctgaaaGCTGCTGCCCCCAAGTCGTGGGACTCACCGGCCGGCTGCAGGAGCCCCAcgcagcccagcagcaggagggcaaaTCTGACCACTGCCGCCATCGTCCTCGCTCCTGGACGCATCTCCTGCAAGAGCTTGGGGGGTCACATCAAGGTCCCtcggggccaggggatgcagccTGCACCCGGAGGGTGCAAACCCGCTCTGCTATGGACTGAATCTGGCCCCTTGCAGCCAGCTGGAGGAGATGGCAGCCCTGGGGTCTGTGCCTCCCTTGCCTCTCCCTGGCACAGGTCACTGCCTCATGCCCGCACCCCATCCCACAGGCACGGCTCGGGGTCCCCAGCCCACACTGGCAGTGGGGTGTGCCGGCCCCACCAGTCCCAGCCTTGGCGGGAGGCAGCTGGGTGAGCCAGGCTGCTctgtggggacatggggagagTGCTGCCACGGGCACAggtggggggaccccagccctgccctggcatCGGGCAGCAGCAGCTATGGCACAGAGCCGGGGCTGGTAGGGTTGCAGGGACTACGTGCACAGCATCGTTTTCACCCCCCAAGCTCCTAGCACTGGCAGACCCAGGCTGGGGAGGCAAATCGGCCACATCAGCGCAGTTCCCCTTTATCTGGGCTAATCCCCGGGCACCGGCGCTGATTTGCAGACTCAGCTCATCTTCCCCTCAAAGAAGCAGCGACAAAAGTCAATGCGGGGCTGCAAATTGCATCGTTGCTGCCTGCCCCATCCAGCAAGGGCAGCACTCAGctcccctgggagctgctggggctgggaccAGCTCCTGCTCGCCCACAAGCCACCTCAGAGCATCCTGAAGC
This window contains:
- the REG4 gene encoding LOW QUALITY PROTEIN: regenerating islet-derived protein 4 (The sequence of the model RefSeq protein was modified relative to this genomic sequence to represent the inferred CDS: substituted 1 base at 1 genomic stop codon), with the protein product APGRRLFPHPCVLHPADKHPQAVQTRAVCGGAGEHWAIKGSPSPLPATHEKPLVLLISXQQEMRPGARTMAAVVRFALLLLGCVGLLQPAGARYIDYCPEGWSYYKLSCFRYFSQLQSWDEAERQCQASHAGAHLAWVEEPREAATLQRVISYYQRVQPVWLGLRYRHESRAWQWASGDKYSVTSGLAGNGAHGGTCGMLTHLSGFTVWSSANCTQQHHYICKFTPSQ